One part of the [Pantoea] beijingensis genome encodes these proteins:
- the uraH gene encoding hydroxyisourate hydrolase, with protein MKLVRIVFLSSLMVASVSAVAAEQAINPVSVHVLNLQTGVPTPGVEVELEQKQQERWVKLSTASTDQNGRIGALYPAGKSITAGDYKVTFKTGDYYKKNGKDSFFPEIPVIFHVEKSGQHFHIPLLLSQYGYSTYRGN; from the coding sequence ATGAAATTAGTAAGAATAGTCTTTCTATCTTCGCTGATGGTCGCTTCAGTATCAGCTGTTGCGGCCGAACAAGCGATTAACCCTGTAAGCGTACATGTCTTGAATCTCCAAACGGGCGTTCCTACGCCAGGCGTTGAGGTTGAATTGGAGCAGAAGCAGCAGGAGCGGTGGGTGAAACTATCCACAGCGAGCACCGATCAAAACGGGCGTATTGGTGCATTGTATCCTGCCGGGAAAAGCATTACGGCAGGCGATTACAAAGTGACGTTTAAAACGGGTGACTACTACAAGAAAAATGGTAAGGACAGTTTCTTCCCAGAAATTCCGGTGATCTTCCACGTAGAGAAAAGTGGTCAGCACTTTCATATTCCGTTACTGCTGAGTCAGTATGGGTACTCAACCTACCGCGGTAACTAA